Sequence from the Herbaspirillum sp. meg3 genome:
GCTCACTGGCGGATTTCCGCGAGGATGGGCTGACGGTCTGGTCAGGCACGCAAAATCCGCATGTATTGCGCATTGATCTGGCGCGGCTGCTGCAAATCGACGAAGGCAAAATCGAAGTCGTCCGCATGGAAGCCGCCGGCTGTTACGGCCGCAACTGTGCCGACGATGTCGGTGCCGATGCGGCTTTGCTGTCGCGTGCGGTCGGCCGCCCCGTACGCGTCCAGCTGACGCGCGAACAAGAACATGCATGGGAACCAAAGGGCGCCGCGCAACTGATGCGCGTACGCGGCAGCATCGACGGCGAAGGCAATCTTGGCGCCTATGATTTCATTACGCGCTATCCGTCCAACGATGCGCCGACGCTGGCACTGCTGCTGACCGGAGCCATTCCTCCAGAGCCGCGAGTGCTCGAGATGGGCGACCGTACTTCAGTGCCGCCATACCGCTACGCACACACCCGCATCGCCTGCGACGACACGGCTCCCCTAGTCCGTTCGGCGTGGCTGCGCGGTGTCTCGGCATTACCGAACTCCTTCGCTCACGATGCTTTCATGGACGAGCTCGCCTGCGAGGCGGGCGCCGACCCACTGGAATACCGCCTGCGCCATCTCGACGACCAGCGCGCCGCCGAATTGCTGCAAGCCACCGCCAGGCAAGCACAATGGCAAGTACACCGCGCCGGTTCCCGCGGTATCGCCGGCACGGACGGTCTGCTGCATGGGCGCGGCCTCGCCTACGCCCGCTACGTTCACAGCAAATTCCCCGGCTTTGGCGCCGCATGGTCGGCATGGGTAATCGACATCAGCGTCAATCCACAATCAGGTGCGTTGACGGTGAAGCGGCTGGTGGTCGGCCAGGATACCGGCATGATGGTCAACCCCGATGGCGTTCGACATCAGATGCACGGCAATATCATCCAGTCATTGAGCCGGGTCTTGAAAGAACAGGTGCGATTTGATTCGCAGGGGGTGAACAGTCTTGAATGGGGCGCGTATCCGATATTGAAGTTCGGAGAAGTACCACCTGTGGAATTGGTGCTGATGGAGCGGCAGGGGGAAGCACCGCTGGGCGCGGGCGAATCAGCCTCTGTACCGAGCGCGGCAGCGATTGCCAACGCCTTGTTTGACGCGACCGGCCGGCGTTTTCGCCAGCCTCCTTTTACCGCTGAAAAAATTCTGCAGGCATTGGGCACACCGGCAGGCGAGACCTGAAATCAGTCGATCATCTTGCGCAGCAGGAACATGATCGCGACACGCTCGGCAGGATTGAGCTTGCCGAAAGTCGCTTCCGAAATATCTGCAGCGTGCGGCACAGTTGACTTCACCAAAGACGTACCGGCATCGCTCAAGGTCACCAGAACCTTGCGGCGATCCGCTGCGTCATGCGACAGCACGATCAGCTCGCGCAATTTGAGTCGCTCGATAATGCCGCGGATGGTGGCCTGATCAATCGCCGTGGTCTTGACGATATCGCTCAGGGAACACGTGCCGTGCTCCTGAATGGCGCACATCGTCACGAACTGCGCTGCGGTAAGCTGAGAATCCGAAATATGCTGTTGAAAAATCGCCACATGATGCTGATATGCGCGACGCAACAAGTGGCCTACCTGCTCAGAGAAATGGTAACTGCCGAGTGCATCGGCATCCTGGGTCTGCTCTGGTGAAAGATCTTTGCTTTTAGGCACGGGTTCTGGTCTTGGTCTGAATATGTAAAACTATCGCTTTTCCTGAGTGCAATAGCAAGCTAAAGACAGCCGGCGTGTGCGATAACGCAGAAGCAGCACGACGCGTCCGGCAATGCCAGAATCGAAGTATACCGGCGAAGGCGCTCACCGGCTGGTGAAAGGCAGGAGTTCTTGCGATAGATCAAAATCGCGCTTTCGGCGTCATCCGGGCGCCAGCCGTGCGTTTGGCGGGCGCATCAGATTTCTGCGGCCCATGATGGCCGTAACACTATGGAGTTGTTATGTATATTGATTTTGGCAATGTTGATCCTCGCCAGGCTTATAGCTGGCTGGCCTCCGCCGTCATCCCTCGTCCGGTCGCCTGGGTGTCCACCGTGTCGGCATCGGGCGCCACCAACCTGGCGCCGTTCAGCTTTTTCCAGATGGTGACCGGCAAGCCGCCGACTGTGATGATTTCACCGCTGGTGCAGCGCGACGGCAGCATCAAGGACACCGTGCGCAACGCGCAGGAAACCGGGCAACTGGTGGTCAATCTGGTCGGTTTCGAACTGGCTGACGCCATGAACGAAACGTCGTTTTCCTATGACGCCGACATCAGCGAATTCGAACAATGCGGCATCGCCTCCACGCCGTCATCGCTGGTGCGTCCACCGCGGGTTACGGCCGCGCCGGTGAGTCTGGAATGTGAACTGGTCAGTTGCATGCCCTACCCTGCCGAGGCGCCGTCATG
This genomic interval carries:
- a CDS encoding molybdopterin cofactor-binding domain-containing protein — encoded protein: MDQQHQQNGRASPATPVPSDTRRRLLASGDVLLVTRAPQAAARPAPGQPGAASSYVPRHPDVFLALFSDGRVMAFNGHVDLGTGIRTSLAQIVAEELDVALDTVTMVLGHTEEAPNQGPTIASATIQISAVPLRKAAAQARHQLLALAAQYLHVDLAALQVRDGIVSTADDPAKSISYAHLLHGKRIELPLSADEVALKPVDQYRIVGRSTQRVDIPAKVTGELVYVHDMRLPGMLHARVVRPPYAGRDGGAFVGASLISVDKASVAHLPGIVAIVVQGDFIGVVAEREEQAQRAARELKVQWKPQPALPDMADLETTLHNLPSQRRELQQQGDTADAFSRAQSGEGMALKRTYVWPYQMHASIGPSCSLADFREDGLTVWSGTQNPHVLRIDLARLLQIDEGKIEVVRMEAAGCYGRNCADDVGADAALLSRAVGRPVRVQLTREQEHAWEPKGAAQLMRVRGSIDGEGNLGAYDFITRYPSNDAPTLALLLTGAIPPEPRVLEMGDRTSVPPYRYAHTRIACDDTAPLVRSAWLRGVSALPNSFAHDAFMDELACEAGADPLEYRLRHLDDQRAAELLQATARQAQWQVHRAGSRGIAGTDGLLHGRGLAYARYVHSKFPGFGAAWSAWVIDISVNPQSGALTVKRLVVGQDTGMMVNPDGVRHQMHGNIIQSLSRVLKEQVRFDSQGVNSLEWGAYPILKFGEVPPVELVLMERQGEAPLGAGESASVPSAAAIANALFDATGRRFRQPPFTAEKILQALGTPAGET
- a CDS encoding flavin reductase family protein; protein product: MYIDFGNVDPRQAYSWLASAVIPRPVAWVSTVSASGATNLAPFSFFQMVTGKPPTVMISPLVQRDGSIKDTVRNAQETGQLVVNLVGFELADAMNETSFSYDADISEFEQCGIASTPSSLVRPPRVTAAPVSLECELVSCMPYPAEAPSCHILLARVLAAHFDERILNDKQLPDPEKLNLLSRMGGDWYGRTRSDANFELTRPRGWAK
- a CDS encoding MarR family winged helix-turn-helix transcriptional regulator, with product MPKSKDLSPEQTQDADALGSYHFSEQVGHLLRRAYQHHVAIFQQHISDSQLTAAQFVTMCAIQEHGTCSLSDIVKTTAIDQATIRGIIERLKLRELIVLSHDAADRRKVLVTLSDAGTSLVKSTVPHAADISEATFGKLNPAERVAIMFLLRKMID